The proteins below come from a single Halostagnicola larsenii XH-48 genomic window:
- a CDS encoding inorganic phosphate transporter, whose product MTEVLLFVGILVAIFVGYNIGGATTGPAFGPAVGANIISKGIAAALMSVFFAIGAFTIGREVVDTLGNELVTSTAIFTLEANVAVLFFIGGALFIGNYAGVPASTSMTAVGAIAALGLATGELNVAVLGEIAIWWIVAPIIGFWIGGVVGRYFYTRINEWVAIEENTSESALLTLDTSGYVPRLKTVAGVSRREWTGSIVVVVIGCLMGFSSGTSNIANAVAPLVGSGELAEDPALIIGSIAVAIGAFTIARRTLDTLGNDITNLPLTAAVVVAVISSTIVVGLSWIGIPASFVVIATMAIVGLGWGRATRTTRLSDAARGEETAVSVGALTADEEGEPSPKIGEENVSDIPKASDLFDPSTTARVILMQNVVPIISTTGAFLTFRYVPLFGF is encoded by the coding sequence GTGACAGAAGTACTGTTATTCGTCGGAATCCTCGTTGCAATCTTCGTCGGATACAATATCGGCGGCGCGACGACTGGACCGGCGTTCGGCCCTGCTGTCGGTGCAAACATCATCTCGAAGGGGATCGCTGCAGCGTTGATGTCCGTCTTCTTTGCGATCGGTGCGTTTACGATCGGACGGGAAGTCGTCGATACGCTCGGAAACGAACTGGTGACGAGCACCGCCATCTTCACGCTCGAGGCGAACGTCGCCGTGCTCTTTTTCATCGGCGGCGCGCTCTTTATCGGGAACTACGCCGGCGTTCCCGCTTCAACCTCGATGACGGCGGTCGGCGCGATCGCCGCGCTCGGGCTCGCGACGGGCGAACTCAACGTCGCCGTCCTCGGAGAGATCGCGATCTGGTGGATCGTCGCGCCAATCATCGGCTTCTGGATCGGCGGCGTCGTCGGCCGATACTTCTACACGCGAATCAACGAGTGGGTGGCGATCGAAGAGAACACCTCGGAGTCGGCCCTGCTCACCCTCGATACCTCGGGATACGTTCCCCGCCTGAAGACCGTTGCCGGCGTCTCGAGACGGGAGTGGACCGGTTCGATTGTCGTGGTCGTTATCGGCTGTCTCATGGGATTTAGCTCGGGGACGAGCAACATCGCAAACGCCGTCGCACCCCTCGTAGGAAGCGGCGAACTCGCGGAGGATCCCGCCCTCATAATCGGGTCTATCGCGGTCGCGATCGGTGCGTTTACGATCGCTCGCCGAACCCTCGATACGCTCGGGAACGATATCACGAACCTGCCCCTGACCGCGGCGGTCGTTGTCGCCGTGATCAGTTCGACGATCGTCGTCGGTCTCTCTTGGATCGGCATTCCCGCGAGTTTCGTCGTCATCGCGACCATGGCCATCGTCGGTTTGGGCTGGGGCCGCGCAACCAGAACGACTCGCCTTTCCGACGCCGCTCGAGGAGAGGAGACGGCGGTTTCGGTCGGTGCGCTCACGGCCGACGAGGAGGGAGAGCCGTCCCCCAAGATCGGCGAGGAGAACGTCAGCGACATCCCGAAAGCGTCCGATCTGTTCGATCCGTCGACGACTGCTCGCGTAATCCTCATGCAAAACGTCGTTCCGATCATCTCCACGACCGGGGCGTTCCTCACGTTCCGATACGTTCCACTCTTTGGATTCTGA